The proteins below are encoded in one region of Sphaerodactylus townsendi isolate TG3544 linkage group LG06, MPM_Stown_v2.3, whole genome shotgun sequence:
- the LOC125434639 gene encoding olfactory receptor 5V1-like, translating to MSFELSVGIRNQTQVVEFVLLGFSGILYGRTSLALAFLAIYLVTVLGNLMIFTMIQLKPSLHTPMYYFLSHLSCLDICFSSVTVPKMVVNVLRRQQTISYNQCMAQMFFLISFTGTECCLLAVMAYDRYAAICKPLHYTRLMNTKVCTILAFGTWIWGFLDSALHTALSTRLDFCGVNQIHHIFCDLPPLMKMACSDTHINELAVHIIGFFMGGGPLLFIIFSYVFILSSILKIQSTTGKRKAFSTCASHLTVVFIYYGNSLLNYQRPSAGYSLATGTLLSIMFCIITPMLNPLIYSLRNKEVKEALKKALENWRPSKHHRSRS from the coding sequence ATGAGTTTTGAGCTCTCCGTGGGAATCAGGAATCAGACGCAGGTGGTGGAATTTGTCCTCCTGGGGTTCTCCGGCATTCTGTATGGTCGGACGTCTCTTGCCTTGGCATTCTTAGCCATCTACTTGGTCACGGTACTGGGGAACCTCATGATATTTACTATGATTCAACTGAAACCCAGCCTCCATACCCCCATGTATTATTTCCtcagccacctctcctgcttAGATATTTGCTTCTCCTCAGTCACCGTCCCTAAGATGGTGGTGAATGTTTTGCGTCGACAACAGACCATCTCCTACAACCAGTGCATGGCCCAGATGTTCTTCCTGATCTCCTTCACAGGGACAGAGTGTTGTCTGCTGGCTGTCATGGCCTATGACCGCTATGCCGCCATCTGTAAACCTTTGCATTACACCCGCCTCATGAACACCAAGGTGTGCACCATACTGGCCTTTGGCACTTGGATCTGGGGCTTCCTAGACTCTGCTCTACACACGGCTCTAAGCACCAGGTTGGACTTCTGTGGAGTCAACCAGATTCATCACATCTTCTGTGATCTCCCTCCACTGATGAAAATGGCTTGCAGCGACACACACATCAATGAACTAGCAGTTCACATAATAGGATTTTTTATGGGTGGGGGCCCACTActgtttattattttctcataTGTCTTCATCCTGTCCTCCATCTTGAAGATTCAGTCCACTACCGGCAAGCGCAAAGCCTTTTCCACTTGTGCGTCTCACCTCACGGTTGTTTTCATTTACTATGGGAACTCACTACTGAACTATCAGAGGCCAAGCGCTGGTTACTCCTTGGCGACTGGCACTTTGCTCTCCATCATGTTCTGTATAATCACCCCAATGCTGAACCCCCTCATCTACAGCCTCCGCAACAAGGAGGTGAAAGAGGCCCTGAAGAAGGCCTTGGAAAACTGGAGGCCATCTAAACACCATCGCTCTCGAAGTTAG